ATCGACTCACGCATCCGCGCTACGAGATTCACAAGATCTACGAGGTCACGGTCGGCGGCGCCGTCGGCGAAGCCGATCTCGCCAAGCTCGAAGCGGGCATCTACCTGCCGGCTCGTCGCGGCGCCCCGGGCTCGCGCACGGAGCGATCGAGCCTGGCCATCGTGAAGCGGGACCGCGATCGGACGCAACTGCTCATGGAACTGGGCGAAGGTCGCAATCGCCAGATTCGCCGCATGATGCTGCGGCTGGGGCACCCGGTGAAGAAGCTGCGCCGCGTGCAGATGGGGCCGCTTCGTCTGCGGGCGCTGGCGATCGGCGAGTGGCGCGATCTCACCCACAGTGAGGTCGAGGCCCTGCGCGCCGAGGCGTTCATGTCACCGGCGGAGCGATTGGAGCGAGCGCAGCGTCGAGAGCACCGAGCCTCCAAGGCGTCGCATGAGCGAGGCACACCGCGCCAGCCGAAGGCGTCGCATGAGCCGGGCGCGCCACGAGGGCCAGGCAGGTCGCATGGACCCCGCGCGTCAAGAGCGACGCGCGAGCCTGGCGCGTCCCGTGCGCCGCACATGCCAGGCGACATCGGCGTGCCGCGCCAATCACGCGACTTCCGCGGAGTGGGCCCTCGAACCAAGTCAGCCAAGGGCGGCCCGGGCTCTTCACGGAGTGCTCCGGCGCCGCGCGGGCCCTTTGGTCCCCGCGGACCCGAGTATCCGCGCCCATCCGGATTCGGTCGCAGTGATCGATCGCGGGCTCCGGCGTCGCCTAAACGCCGCGGGTCGCGGGGGCCCAGATGAACTTGTGCAACTGAAGCTGCATTCGCACGGGGAGTCGATCCGCGAGAATCCACTCGGCAAGCTGCCGCGGTTCGAGCCCCTTCGCCCCGGCGATCTCAAGTCCCTTCGCCTGCTCGAAGACGGGACTCATGAGCACGCAGCGGCAGCGTTCGACGAGTCGATGTTCGGTCATCACGCGGCGGGCCCACTCATAGTCGCCGCGATCCGTGATGACGAACTTGATCTCGTCGCGCTCGCGGAGGTGGTCGAGATTGCTCCAGAGATTTCGGTGACTCTCGCCGCTGCCGGGAGTCTTCAGATCGAGAATCCGGATGGAGCGAGGATCGCACGGTGAGATGTCCACGGCTCCGGAGGTCTCGATGAGCACGGTGCATCCCGCATCGGCGAGCGCGGTGATGAGCGAAAAGACTCCCGACTGGGCCAGCGGTTCGCCACCGGTGATCTCGATCAACGGACAACCGATGTCGACCACCTCGCGCACGATCTCCGAGATGTCCCTCGATCGCCCTTCGCGAAAGGCGTACTCCGTGTCGCAATAGCGGCAGCGCAGCGGGCAGCCTGCGAGGCGAATGAAGACGCATGGCACGCCCATCCACGAGCTCTCCCCCTGAATGGAATGGAAGATCTCGTTGATGCGAAGCGTTGCGGCGTCGCTGCGGCTGCTGCTCACGACCGTGCCACTCGTCTGAATGCCCAGAAGAGGACTCGAACCTCCAAGGGATTGCTCCCACCAGCACCTCAAGCTGGCGCGTCTGCCAGTTCCGCCACCTGGGCAATGCGGAGAAGGGCGAAAGTATAGCGGCGGCCGCCCGGGTGTGTAGCCCGAACGGCCGCCGCATGCAGACGAACAGAAGTGAGCGTGGCGATCAGCTCCAGTTGCCCAGCAGAATCGCCAGATCCGATCCGTCGACCGTCCCGTCGCCGTTCAGGTCGCCAGTGCCGGATCCGCCCCAGTTGCCGAGGAGGAGCGCGATGTCGGCACCATTGACCACGCCGTCGCCGTTCAGGTCACCAGGCACCACCGGCGTGCATCCGTAGCCAACAATGGCGACGGTGTCGACGGCAGCTTCAACCAGCGCCTGAGCACCGAGATCCTGGGCACGGAAGCGCACCCGCATGTTCTCAGTCAGCGGCACATAGTCAGCCAAGCGCCAGGAGTACGGCACCCACGAGGTCGTGCTGTTGTTGATGTTCGTGATCAGCGTCCATGTGGCGCCGCCATTGTTCGAGACATGCACTGGCATGACATCGACGCCGGGGTTCGCGCCCTTGTCATTGCTGTACCAGACGAACGCGGTGAAGTAGATGTCGTCGGCGCCGCCGGTTCCAAAGACGGGCGAGATGAGCGTCGTGATGCCGTTGTCGACATCGTTTGCACCTGCGCCGCCGCCGGGGTGCTGACCGGTGAAGGCGCAGTTGGGACCGGAGACTTCAGGCTGATGGCCGCCGTTGGGCTGGGCCGTCGTTCCGATCGGATTGCCTCGCTCCCAGAAGCCGCTCGTGGCCGTGTCTCCCGCGACGCCATAGGTCCATCCCTTGTCGCTCTCGAAGTCATCGTCCCAGATGACACTCTGGGTGAAGGCGACCGGCGCCGAGTAGAACGCCGAAGGCGCCGCGCCAGGACTGGTGACGACTCCGCCTCCGACGGCTTGCGCGGAGAAGTAGTACTGAAGCGTGGTGCCGCATGGTCCCGCGGGGATGGACGCCGTGTACTGGTTCGCCGCGGCCTGGGTCATTGGCGCCGAAGTGAATGCGCCGCTGTTGCCGAAGCGATAGAAGAGCACGCCCGTTCCGGGCACAGGGGAGCCGGAGAGAGCCTGGACCTGCACGGGAATCGATGTGCTTCCATTCGGTGCCGCCAGGGTGGGCAGACCGCTCGGGAAGCTGAACTTGATCGGGGCGAGCGTCGGGCCAGGCATGTTGTGCAGGCTGAAGGCCAAGTTGATCAAGTCATAGTCTGGCGTGCCATCGGTGATGTCGGCGTTGTCATCGTTCAGCGTCAGGAAGTCCACCGTGATCGACGGCGTGATGCTCGAGAGACCGGCCCGCAGCAGGACCGAGTTCACCGTCAGCACCGCAATCCGATCGCGATAGTCAGCGGGATACGCCGCGAGGAAGTTGTTGCGGAGATCCCAGATGCAACCGGAGAGCAGTCGGCCGCAGGCGTGAATCGCCGAGCCGCAGCTCGAGCAACCGCTCGTCTGGTACTGACAGTTGTTGTTGGCATCGCGCAGGCCGCTGTTGCAGTTGCCCTGGAAGCCAAAGGCGAGCACGCTCTCGTCGGTGACAAGGATTGCAAGGCAATCCGACATGCCCTCGCCATACGCGCCTTGGCCGGAGCCGCCCTTGGCGACCATGTTGTGGCCGAACTCGTGATGCACCACGGTCGAGAACGCCGTGTTCGGACAGCCACCTCCCGCCAGGTAGAAGTTGATCGTGCTGTTCTGATAGAAGGCGTTGCACGAGTTGCTGATATTCACGATGACCGGGAACTCACTCTGCGTTGCAATCGACGGGAACTGCGGATTGGCGCGGAGGATCAGGTCGCGGGCGATGTTCGCATGCAGATAGGCGTTCACCTGCGCACGATCTTCGCTGGAGCTGTTCAGACCATTGTGAAGGAAGGTGATGGAGCCGCCGCTCGGGACCGTGGCTGTCAGGCTCAGGTTGGCCGTGGTGGAGCTGTTGACCGCGAAGTACGCGCCGACGATCGCCGAAGTCAGGTTGATGGAACCCGAGCTGGGCCACGGCACGAGGAAGTTGCCATCCACATCGGCAAAGTGCGTGCCGGCGGGTGAGGTGATCTTTGCGTACGGAAGACTGACATCGATCACGCCAGTGCAGATGTCAGCCTTGTTGCCCGAGCTCACCTGAGCGCGCACGGAGCCGGAGACATCGGCGAAGTAGATGAGGCTCTCCTGATAGAGGATGCGGCCGTCGGCGGCATCGACCACATAGAGCATGTGCATGTGGTTGTCGGGATCGAGGTGGGAACCACCCTCGGCATCGAACTCGATGGCGAGGCGCGGCTCGGGCGTCTCATCGTCGATACCAGCCCAGATGACCCAGCGGGGCTCAGAGACGCGCGGTGGCGCGCGGAACTGGTTCAGGGCGTACCGGGTGTAGATGGCGGGGTTCATGGCGCCGAGCGCCTGTCCCGCGAGTTGACCTTCAAGTGAGCTCACATCGCGGAGCGTGCTGCCGGCGAGCACCATCGGGAAGCCCGGCTCATTGCGCACGAGTCCGACGAGGTGCCCGCGGAAGACGGGCACGCCATGGAAGACCTGCGTGTAGTACACGCCTGTGAAGATGAAGCGGTCGGTCGCTTCGTCGTACATGATGGGCGTGGTGCTGCGGCCATCTTCGAAGGGTCCGCCGAGCACGAGCTGATCGGAGGTGACGCCGTAGATTCCGGCACTGGTGTTGACGAAGGCCTGCACACTGTCGATCGGGGTCAACCCGCTTGAGAACGCCCGTCCCCACACGCGTTCAATGAGGGTTCCGATCTCGGTGAACCCGGTGGCTGGGTTCTGCTGGAGGAACTGGCTGCGGGCCTCGGCCGTTGGCGCCGGGATGGTGGGATTGGCAGGCACCACCTGCGCCATGACGGAGCTGCATGCCAGCAGGACAACAGCGCTACACAGGAACCTTCTTTGCATGGGTCTCTTCTCAGAGGGGAACGGGGAGAGAGAAGGCGCACCACCCGCAGACGGGCCGCGCACCGAACGCTGGGTTGATTGTCCACCCTTGTGAGCATTTGGCAAGTGCGGGGTGTTGATTTGAGGACCTTTGAGGTCGGCTTTCGAACCCGGGAGACGCCGCGGCCGAAATCGGCGCAGGGTGTGAGAATTGCGGACCTTGGCCATGTCAGCGAAGATTTCCCGAGTTCGATGCCGCCCTGCTGTTGCTCCTCGCGGAGCGAAATCCTTCGCTAGGATCGGCGGCATGGCGTCGGAGGGTGCACGCGAGCCCGTGATCGAGAATCGGAAGGCCCGGCATGACTACTCGATCTCCGACACGCTCGAGGTCGGAATGAAGCTGCTGGGCTCCGAGGTGAAGAGCCTGCGCGACGGCAAGGCCAGTCTCGCGGAGGGTTGGGTCATGGCGCGCGAGGAGCCGCCGTGCCTTGAACTGCATGGAGTCCACATTTCCGAGTATCCGCCAGCGGGCTCGGCGAGGCAGCACCCTCCCGTTCGGGTGCGGCCGCTGCTTGCTCATGCACGCGAGATCCGCAAACTCGCCGCCACCATGCGCACCAAGGGCGTGACGCTGGTGCCGCTCCGCATCTACTTCAAGGGCGGTCGCGCCAAGCTCCTCATCGGCGTCGGCGCGGGTCGCAAGCATGGCGACAAGCGCCAGGCGATCGCCGATCGCGAGATGAAGCGCGACATGGATCGTGCCATGTCCCGGCGCCGCGAGTAATCGCGAGATCCGATGACCAGTGGATGGCCGGACCATTCAGCGGTGTGACCGCTCGACCACTCAACCGATTGGCCGTTTGGCCGGCGCCGCTGGATCACCGCGGGCTGGGCAGCGCGATCGGCACACCGTGTTCCTTCTCCCGCGCGCCTTCGATGCACTCGGCGATGACCTTCGCGACCGCCTCTGGGCGCAGCGCCTTCTCACGCGGCAGCAGATTCTCGGGGAAGTTCTTGCGCAGGAGCGGCGTCTCCACGGCGCCTGGATTCACACAGAAGGCGCGGACGCCGATCGAGCGGCCCTCGCGGGCGCACGATCGCGTGAAGCTGTCGAGCGCGGACTTGCTGGCGGCGTAGGCGAAGAAGCCGGGAAAGGGATCGCTTGTACCGATGGTCGAGACATTCACCACGCAGCCGGACTTCTGCCGCCGGAAGATGGGCCACGCTTTCACGATCAGCGCCGCAGGACCGAAGGCGTTGACATGAAAGGCCTCTTCGAGCACCGCATGGGTGGTGCGCTCGATGGGAGCAAGTGGGGCGACTCCCGCCGCGTTCACGAGGTTGTCGAGCCGATCGAAGCGCTCGATGGTCTGGTCGACCACGCGACCCGCTTGGTCGCTGTCGGCGAGGTCCGCCACGACGATCATCGCATCGGCGTCGAGGTCCTTGACGACATCGAGCGTGTCGTGGAGCTTCGACTCCGTGCGCCCCACCAGCACGAGCCGATGGCCCTTCGACGCGAGCAACTCAGCCGCCGCGCGGCCGATGCCGCTTCCAGCGCCGGTGATGACCGTCACCGGTGACGCCGGAGCTCCACGACGATCATTCGACTCACCCATGTTCAGCACTCCGGAGCGCTCTCAGCCGCGGCCGAAGAGACGCATGACATCGTTGTAGGACGCGATGAGAAAGACACCGACGATGAGGGCAAGCCCGAGGAGCGCCGCCGCATTCTGAAACGCGATCGAGGGCGGGCGTCCCCGGAACTTCTCATACACCAGGTAGAGGAAGAGGCCGCCGTCGACGATCGGCAGCGGCAGGAAGTTCAGCACCGCGAGATTCACGCTGATCATCGCGAGGAAGAAGATGAGATACATGAACCCGCGGTCAGCGACGCGCGAGCCGATGTGCACGATGCCGACCGGTCCGTGCAGTTCCTTGACGGCGACCGTGCCCCGGAAGAGTCGATCGAGTGTGAGATAGGTCAAGAGCACCAAGCGCCAGGTCTGGCGGAAGCCCATGCCGACGGCGCGGATGGGATTGCCTCCGGCGGTGAGGACCTCATCGAGCGGGTCAAAGAGCGCCAGAACGAAGCGGGGGGTCCATCCGAGGGCGAGCACCTCCGACACCTGCGCTGGTGTCAGAGTCAACTCGAGCGAGCGACGAGCGCCATCGGCCGTGGGCGACAGAAGGTCGATGGCGATGACGGCGCCGCGCCCCTCAGCCTGATTTCGGAGAGCGCGATCGATCTCGCGTCGGACATCGCCCCAGGTGGTGACCGTCACTCCGTTGACGCGATCGATGCGTGACAGGGGAAGGATCGCATGGTCCGAGGCCGGTTCCCCAGTGAGCGCGCTTGCGGCGACGAGGGTCGCGTCGAGCGCCGAGGCGAGCGTGATGCCCAGTCGCGGCGGGCGATCGCCGACGAACTCGGCGCTCGCGATCGTGGCATCGACATTCAGCACCGAGCCGTCGCGCAGGATGCGCAGCGGCATCAGGCCAGCGCCGCGCTCACGCACCGTGGCGACGAGCGAGCGGGCCGAAGGACCGGTGACCTGGCCTGCGGCAAGGATCACATCGCCTGGCTTGAGGAGAGCAGCGTTCGGATGGTCCTTCTCGATCGCCGCGACCTCAACAAGAGGCACGAGTCCGAGCAGGTGTGAGTCCCGGGTGGGAATCGCGGTGCCTGCGCCCTCGTCGGCGCGGCCGATGATGAGTTCCGGCGTCGTTTCGATGGTGACTTCGATCTGGCGCTCGCCGCCCGGTGAGAGCCACTGCGTCCGCAACGGCTCGCCATGCGATGCTCGCGCGGCAAGCACGAGGTCATCTCCGAGCTGTGCCGGATGGTCGTTGATCGACAGGAGCGACCACCCCGGGCCAAGACCCGATGCGCCGAGGCCGGTCGAGTCAAGCGCCTTCTCGACATCGCTCGCCACGCGCGGATCGGTGGTGATCGTTCGATTGAAAGCCGGCGCCACATTAAGCGTGCGCACGCCCCCGCGCGGATCGTCGCGCGGTTCCGCGAGGTAGCGCAGCGGATCGGCCACTCCGGGGCGAGCGACTTCCACCACAAGCGACTGCCCGGGCTTGCTCATCGCGGCGGCGATTCGGACATCGGCGAAGGTCAGCACCGAGGAGCCGTCGATGGACAGCACGCGGTCGCCCGGTCGCAAGCCACGACCCTGCGCCGCGTCGCCGCCGATCGGGACCGCCTGCGCCATGGCGCCCTCTTCCGGCAGGATGCCCATGACCGGTGATTCGAAGCGCACACCAACCATGAACGCCACGATGAAGAGCACCACGGCGAGCAACAGGTTGGCAATGACTCCGGCGGAGACCACCACCATGCGAGACCCGACCGAGGCTCGCTGGTAGCTCCGCGGCGCATCGGAGCGAGCCGAGGGGTCCATGTCATCCTGCCCCAGCATGCCGACAAAGCCGCCGATGGGCAGGAGTCGCAGGGAGTACTCCGTTTCGCCCACCCGATGTTCGGCGAGTTCAGCGTCGCTCATCTGGTGCACGGGCTTCCCGAAGCGCGCCAGTGCGAGCTTCTCCGTGCTTCCAAGGCGCATACCCAGTCCCGGCCGATAGGCGAAGATCACGGGCCCCATGCCGATTGCAAAGGCGTGCACGCGAATGCGCGCCCAGCGGGCGGCAAGGAAGTGGCCCAGCTCATGCAGCGCGATGAGCAGGCAGAACCCGAGGATGATGAGCAGCAGATTGCCGCCGGTGGTCAGGGCGTCCATGCGGGAGATTCCGTCGGGGAGACTGTAGCCGTGCGTGCGCGGACGAACTCCCGGGCGTGGCGATCGGCCCTCTCGGCGTCAGCGAGCGAGGTCATGGTTTCGATCGAAATCGAATCGAGCGCTTCAGCTGCGAGCTCGGAAATGCGACCGAAGGCGATCGCTCCTCGCAAGTAGGCCGCGACGGCTTCCTCGTTCGCCCCATTCACGATGGCACCGGCGGTTCCTCCCATCTCGATCACGCGATGACCGAGCCGCACGGCGGGGAAGCGGCGGGGATCAGGCGCTTCGAAGTCGAGTGAGCGCAGCGTGTGGAAGGGGAGTCGTTCGGTTTTGCCGAGGAGCCTCTCAGGGTGCGTCAGAGCAATCTGGATGGGCAGTCGCATGTCCGGCGGCGAGAGCTGCGCGAGCACCGAGCCATCCTGGAACTCGACGAAGCCATGCACGATCGACTGGGGATGGACGACGACCTCGATGTCATCGGCGGGAAGGCCGAAGAGCCAATGCGCCTCGATCACTTCGAGCGCCTTGTTCATCATGGTGGCGCTGTCGATGGTGATCTTCGATCCCATGGCCCATGTTGGATGCTTGAGGGCCGCCTCAATCGGCGCCGTCGCGATGCGTTCGGCGCTCCAGGTTCGGAAGGGTCCACCACTCGCCGTGATGACGATGCGCCGAATGCCCCGCGTGGGCTCCGGGGGCAGGCACTGGAGGATGGCGCTGTGTTCGCTGTCGACTGGCAGGAGGGCCACGCCCTTGCGCCGCGCGGCACTGGTGACCAGTGAGCCTGCGGCCACCAGCGTCTCCTTGTTCGCAAGACCAATGCTGCAGCCTCGCTCAATTGCCGCAAGGGTCGGCGCCAATCCGGCGAAGCCCACCATCGCCGCCATCACGAAATCGCCGGGACGCGCGACAGACTCGATGAGACGCAGCGCCGCATCGGGACCTTCATGCAGCGCGAGGCCGCTTGCGGAGAGTGCGAGAAGCGCGTCGCGGGACTTCGGGTCTACCAGCTCATCGGCAAGGGCGAGAGCCGGAGCGTCGGCGTGAAACTCCCTGGCGAGTTCCGCGAGCGCATCGGCGCTTCGACCTGCGGCAAGGCCGACCACCTTGAAGTGAGGCCCTCCGCTCGAGCGGAGATGGCGCACGACATCGATGGTGCTTCGACCGATGGAACCGGTCGCACCGAGAAGGATCAGTCGTCGTTCCGCGGGAGTGCGCTGCATGGCCGGTTCAGCGATCGTCGTACTTCACGGGACCACTGAGGCGGCGCACGCCTCGAGCGTAGAGGCCGCGCGGGGCGGGCTTGGCGGGCGGCGGCGATGTCGAGGCTGCACTTGAAGTGCTTGGCGCCTTGGAGTCACCACCGCGCGAACCTTCGGACGGGCGAGAGTTGCCTGTCGATCCACTTGAAGCTGATCGTGAGCCGCTCTCGGTCCGCTCGTCGCCGCCACCGCCGGCGCGCGCTTCGGCGCCACTTGCGCCGGATCTGTCGTTGGCCCCGTTCTCTCCCTGAGCCGAGCCGCCTCGGCCTCGGCGACGGCGTCGGCGCTTCCGCTTGCCGCCTTCACCGCCTTCGGGTGCGTCGCCACGCTCACCCTGCGCGGCCGCGGGCCGGTTTGCATCTGGGCGCGGTTCGCGAGGGCGATCTTCGTGTGATGCTGAGGAAGAGCCCTCCGGCGCACCATCGCCACGGCCCTTGCCACCGCGACCGCGCCGACCGCGGCGTCGTCGGCGCTTCCTGCGACCGCCGCCTTCGCCATCGGGCGATTCGCCATCGTGATGGGTGTCACTCCCAGCCGAAGTGCTGTCAGCCTCGGTCGACTGAAACGGCGCCGCATCAGCACCCGTGAGCGCCGCGTCGGGCTGCTCCGGCGCGTGGAGCTTCATGGCGAGCGCCACCCACTCCGACGGGAGCACTGACATGTGGTTCTTCGCATCGAGCGGCCACGCCTCGGTCGCATGCTGGCGCAACTGTTCGAGCAGATCCTTGCTCGACACGCCGAGGTCCTTCGCAAGCAGGTGGACGCGGCGAGGGTCGGGCGGGGGCACGGGCTCGGGCGCCGGCCTGGGCGCGGGCGAGGATGAAACTGGTGAACCTGACGCAACTGATGAAGCCGACGCAGGCTCGTCGCGGCGATCGCGACCACCGCGACGACGACGACGCTTGCCGCGTCGCTCGCCGCCGGTCCCATCCTCGTCGCGACGAGCGCTGCGGGAACTGTCATCCTTCGCTGGCGCGTCGGAGTCGCCATCGTCCTCGGATTCAGCCGAGCGAGCAGCCCGCTCGGCCTCTCGACGAGCCGCCTTCTCCGCGTCGGCCTCGCGCTTGAGGCGTTCGCGGGTGCGGATCTCGTCGATCGCGCTGGGTTCATCGTCCTTCACCTCGGGAAGGTCATCGAATCCACCGGCGAGCGCGATACTCGCGGCATCGGCAGGCGCTGGGCGCCGTCGTCGGCGCCGTCGTCGACCACCACCTTCGCCCGCCTCCTCCGTACCTTCCGGCGCCTCGAACTCCTCAGGGGGCTCCGAAGGGAGTGCATCGAGGGCGGGAGCCTTCGGAATCGCCAGGCGCGCAATCTCGACGTCGGCGCCGCGTTCGTCGTACCCGTAGAGATCCACGCGATCAACTGGCAGCGCTTCGCTGATGCGCACATCGACGCGCTTACCGCTGCGGCGCTCGATCTCGTAGAGGCGCTCCCGCTTCGCGGAGAGGATCACGCTGGCGACCTTCACCGAGCAGACCATCTCGACGCGATGCACGCGCTCATGGCCGAGCAGCGCCTGGACATCGCGCAGAGCGAGCGCGGCGGTCGAGTCGGGGATCTGCACCTGTCCGATGCCGGAGCAGTGCGGACAATCCATGAAGTGCATTTTCTGCACGCTCGGTCGCATGCGCTGCCGCGTGAGCTCGATCAATCCGAACTCGCTGATCGAGAGCACCGTCGTCTTGGCCCGATCGCGCCGGAGGTTCTCCCGGAAGCGCTCCTCGATCTCGCGGCGATGCTTCGCCGAGCGCATATCGATGAGATCGCAGACGACCAGACCACCGAGGTCGCGCAATCGAAGCTGGCGGCAGATCTCATCCACCGCCTCGCGATTGGTGTTGAAGGCGTTCGTCTCGCTGTCGCGCGCCGAGCGACTTCGTCCGCTGTTGACATCGATGGCGACCATGGCCTCGGCCTGGTCGAAGACCAGCGCGCCGCCGCTGGGAAGCGGGACTTCGCGCGAGTAGATCGAGCGCGCCTGCGGCTCGATGCCGAAGGCGTGGAAGATCGGTGAAGGCCGGTCGTAGAAGCGGACCTTGGGTGGGTCCTTCGGGAACGCCACTTCGAGAAAGAGACTGGTTCGGTCGTACGCGCTCTCGCTGTCGACGACGATGGTGCTGACCGTGTCATCGACGACATCTCGGATCGTGCGAAGGAGCAGATCGCTCTCGGTGTAGAGCTCGCACGGCGCGCCACTTCGCGTCATGCGCTTCTCCATGGCCTGCCAGAGGCGCATCAGATATGCGGCGTCGCGCTGAAGTTCCGTGCGGCTTCGATCGAAGCCCGCGGTTCGCAGGATGAATCCGAACCCCTCGGGAAGATTGAGCGAGTCGAGGATCTTCCGCATCTGCCGGCGCTGTTCCTCGTCATCCACCTTGCGGGAGACGCCGACATTGTCCATCTCCGGCATCATCACCAGCAGGCGCCCCGGAATGCTCAGGTAGCTCGTGAGCGTGGGGCCCTTGGTGCCGAGGCCTTCCTTGATGACCTGAACGAGAATCTCCTGGCCGCGCTTGAGCGCCTCCTGAATCGGCGGCCGATCGCGCCGCGGAATCTTGCGGCCAACCGCCTCTGTGCGCTCCGCCCCGGGGAAGTAGCGCGGATGCAGGTCGCTCACATGGAGGAAGCCATTCTGGTTCTCACCGAAGTCGACGAACGCCGCCTGAATGGCGGGCTCAACATTGATGACGCGGCCCTTGTAGATGTTGCCGACGCTGGTCGCCGAGGCCTGGCGCTCGCCGAAGAATGACTCCAGACGGCCCTTTCGAACGAGCGCGATCCGGCACTCATCGCCGGGCACATCGTTGACGAGCATGATCGAGTCCGGCGAGCGCGCCTCGCGCTTCTCCGGTGAGTCGCGCACGACGACGATCGCCTTCGATGCCTCGACGCCGTCGGCTGGCGCCGCGGCTTCGCCCTCCTCGAATCCATCGCCCCGCTGCTCGAAACTCGAGAAGCTGTCGGGCAACTCACTCATGAACGACGGAGCCTCGACATCGCTCGTCGAGGTCATCGGAAGCGCGTCGGCGGGCGACGCCTCGTCGGCCGCGAGGTCGTCGCGCGCCTCGCCATTCAAAATCCCGGCCGAGTGCGACTCCGAGGCCACGGGTTCGATCTGCCCAAAGGCGCCTTCATCTTCGACCTGGGCGGCGCTCGGCGCGAGAGTCGAGTCGGGCGCTTCGTCACGGGCCGGGTCGGCCGACGCGGCGGCTCCCGCGGCGGCTCCGCGGTTCGCGTTCCCCGCGCCTGACTCAGCGTTCATTGGCTGAGGAAGCGCGTTCTCGATCGTCACCGGCGCTTCAGCGCCACCACCCCCCTGCGCGGGTTCCTGCTCCACCCCGTTCCACTTGTGCTCATGTTCTTCGAATGCCACGATCAACCTTCTGCCGCACTCGGGCGGCGGTTCGTGGCGGAGTCGCTTGATGAATCACGAAGACGAAGGAGGCGCTGCGCCCGACGCGGGCCGTAGAGCCCTCGTCGCGCCCGGTGCGCCTCGGTGTCGATCGCAGCCGACGAACCCCCGGGAGGGTGTTCGTACAACCGGCGCGTCTGACGCTCGTCGATGATCCATCACGCGGTCCGCCCTGCGGACGCCGTCGATGCGGCCGGCCCGCACGCCGTTGGCGGGGCCGACCCGCGAATCGCGGGTCCAAGTCTGTCCTCAATCGGGCGCCCCACGACGGGACGCCCATGTGCTCCATG
This is a stretch of genomic DNA from Phycisphaeraceae bacterium. It encodes these proteins:
- a CDS encoding Rne/Rng family ribonuclease, with the protein product MAFEEHEHKWNGVEQEPAQGGGGAEAPVTIENALPQPMNAESGAGNANRGAAAGAAASADPARDEAPDSTLAPSAAQVEDEGAFGQIEPVASESHSAGILNGEARDDLAADEASPADALPMTSTSDVEAPSFMSELPDSFSSFEQRGDGFEEGEAAAPADGVEASKAIVVVRDSPEKREARSPDSIMLVNDVPGDECRIALVRKGRLESFFGERQASATSVGNIYKGRVINVEPAIQAAFVDFGENQNGFLHVSDLHPRYFPGAERTEAVGRKIPRRDRPPIQEALKRGQEILVQVIKEGLGTKGPTLTSYLSIPGRLLVMMPEMDNVGVSRKVDDEEQRRQMRKILDSLNLPEGFGFILRTAGFDRSRTELQRDAAYLMRLWQAMEKRMTRSGAPCELYTESDLLLRTIRDVVDDTVSTIVVDSESAYDRTSLFLEVAFPKDPPKVRFYDRPSPIFHAFGIEPQARSIYSREVPLPSGGALVFDQAEAMVAIDVNSGRSRSARDSETNAFNTNREAVDEICRQLRLRDLGGLVVCDLIDMRSAKHRREIEERFRENLRRDRAKTTVLSISEFGLIELTRQRMRPSVQKMHFMDCPHCSGIGQVQIPDSTAALALRDVQALLGHERVHRVEMVCSVKVASVILSAKRERLYEIERRSGKRVDVRISEALPVDRVDLYGYDERGADVEIARLAIPKAPALDALPSEPPEEFEAPEGTEEAGEGGGRRRRRRRRPAPADAASIALAGGFDDLPEVKDDEPSAIDEIRTRERLKREADAEKAARREAERAARSAESEDDGDSDAPAKDDSSRSARRDEDGTGGERRGKRRRRRGGRDRRDEPASASSVASGSPVSSSPAPRPAPEPVPPPDPRRVHLLAKDLGVSSKDLLEQLRQHATEAWPLDAKNHMSVLPSEWVALAMKLHAPEQPDAALTGADAAPFQSTEADSTSAGSDTHHDGESPDGEGGGRRKRRRRRGRRGRGGKGRGDGAPEGSSSASHEDRPREPRPDANRPAAAQGERGDAPEGGEGGKRKRRRRRRGRGGSAQGENGANDRSGASGAEARAGGGGDERTESGSRSASSGSTGNSRPSEGSRGGDSKAPSTSSAASTSPPPAKPAPRGLYARGVRRLSGPVKYDDR